One genomic window of Meles meles chromosome 15, mMelMel3.1 paternal haplotype, whole genome shotgun sequence includes the following:
- the MOB1A gene encoding MOB kinase activator 1A isoform X1 translates to MSFLFSSRSSKTFKPKKNIPEGSHQYELLKHAEATLGSGNLRQAVMLPEGEDLNEWIAVNTVDFFNQINMLYGTITEFCTEASCPVMSAGPRYEYHWADGTNIKKPIKCSAPKYIDYLMTWVQDQLDDETLFPSKIGVPFPKNFMSVAKTILKRLFRVYAHIYHQHFDSVMQLQEEAHLNTSFKHFIFFVQEFNLIDRRELAPLQELIEKLGSKDR, encoded by the exons CAGCAGCCGCTCTTCTAAAACATTCAAACCAAAGAAGAATATTCCCGAGGGCTCTCATCAGTATGAACTCTTAAAACATGCAGAAGCAACTCTAGGAAGCGGGAATCTGAGACAAGCTGTTATGTTGCCAGAGGGAGAAGACCTCAATGAATGGATTGCTGTCAACA CTGTGGATTTCTTCAACCAGATCAACATGCTGTATGGAACTATTACAGAATTCTGCACTGAAGCAAGCTGTCCAGTCATGTCTGCAGGTCCCAG ATATGAATATCACTGGGCAGATGGTACTAATATTAAAAAGCCCATCAAATGTTCTGCACCAAAATACATTGACTATTTGATGACTTGGGTTCAGGATCAGCTTGATGATGAAACCCTTTTTCCTTCTAAGATTG GTGTCCCATTTCCCAAAAACTTTATGTCTGTGGCAAAGACCATTCTGAAGCGTCTGTTCCGGGTTTATGCCCACATTTATCACCAGCACTTTGACTCTGTGATGCAGCTGCAGGAAGAGGCCCACCTCAACACCTCCTTTAAGCACTTTATCTTCTTTGTTCAG gAGTTTAATCTGATTGATAGGCGTGAGTTGGCACCTCTTCAGGAGTTAATTGAGAAGCTTGGATCGAAAGACAGATAA
- the MOB1A gene encoding MOB kinase activator 1A isoform X2 — protein MSFLFSRSSKTFKPKKNIPEGSHQYELLKHAEATLGSGNLRQAVMLPEGEDLNEWIAVNTVDFFNQINMLYGTITEFCTEASCPVMSAGPRYEYHWADGTNIKKPIKCSAPKYIDYLMTWVQDQLDDETLFPSKIGVPFPKNFMSVAKTILKRLFRVYAHIYHQHFDSVMQLQEEAHLNTSFKHFIFFVQEFNLIDRRELAPLQELIEKLGSKDR, from the exons CAGCCGCTCTTCTAAAACATTCAAACCAAAGAAGAATATTCCCGAGGGCTCTCATCAGTATGAACTCTTAAAACATGCAGAAGCAACTCTAGGAAGCGGGAATCTGAGACAAGCTGTTATGTTGCCAGAGGGAGAAGACCTCAATGAATGGATTGCTGTCAACA CTGTGGATTTCTTCAACCAGATCAACATGCTGTATGGAACTATTACAGAATTCTGCACTGAAGCAAGCTGTCCAGTCATGTCTGCAGGTCCCAG ATATGAATATCACTGGGCAGATGGTACTAATATTAAAAAGCCCATCAAATGTTCTGCACCAAAATACATTGACTATTTGATGACTTGGGTTCAGGATCAGCTTGATGATGAAACCCTTTTTCCTTCTAAGATTG GTGTCCCATTTCCCAAAAACTTTATGTCTGTGGCAAAGACCATTCTGAAGCGTCTGTTCCGGGTTTATGCCCACATTTATCACCAGCACTTTGACTCTGTGATGCAGCTGCAGGAAGAGGCCCACCTCAACACCTCCTTTAAGCACTTTATCTTCTTTGTTCAG gAGTTTAATCTGATTGATAGGCGTGAGTTGGCACCTCTTCAGGAGTTAATTGAGAAGCTTGGATCGAAAGACAGATAA
- the BOLA3 gene encoding bolA-like protein 3 isoform X1 produces MAAWSPAVVAPLLRGIRGLPLHCARRMFASQTEGELKMTQILKEKFPGATAIKVTDISGGCGAMYEIRIESEEFKEKRTVQQHQMVNQALKEEIKGMHGLRIFTSVPKH; encoded by the exons ATGGCGGCGTGGAGCCCGGctgtggtggcgccgctgctccGCGGGATACGCGGG CTTCCTCTTCACTGTGCCCGGCGAATGTTTGCCTCACAAACTGAGGGGGAGCTCAAAATGACCCAAATACTCAAAGAAAAGTTTCCTGGAGCTACAGCTATCAAAGTCACTGACATTTCAG GAGGCTGTGGGGCGATGTATGAAATCCGGATCGAGTCAGAAGAATTTAAGGAGAAGAGAACTGTCCAGCAGCACCAGATGGTAAATCAG GCgctgaaagaagaaatcaaagggatGCACGGATTGCGGATATTTACCTCCGTCCCCAAACACTGA
- the BOLA3 gene encoding bolA-like protein 3 isoform X2, whose protein sequence is MAAWSPAVVAPLLRGIRGLPLHCARRMFASQTEGELKMTQILKEKFPGATAIKVTDISGAERRNQRDARIADIYLRPQTLTMPWPHRCCCSMPWMNLADTILS, encoded by the exons ATGGCGGCGTGGAGCCCGGctgtggtggcgccgctgctccGCGGGATACGCGGG CTTCCTCTTCACTGTGCCCGGCGAATGTTTGCCTCACAAACTGAGGGGGAGCTCAAAATGACCCAAATACTCAAAGAAAAGTTTCCTGGAGCTACAGCTATCAAAGTCACTGACATTTCAG GCgctgaaagaagaaatcaaagggatGCACGGATTGCGGATATTTACCTCCGTCCCCAAACACTGACCATGCCCTGGCCGCATAGATGCTGCTGCTCAATGCCTTGGATGAACTTGGCTGACACCATCCTTTCCTAG